Genomic segment of Streptomyces sp. NBC_01210:
CGCGGCCGTGAGCCCCAGGAACACCGCGAGGCTCTCGGCGGAGTTGTCGAGCACCAGGACGGCGGGCGCGTTCCGCTTGCAGAGGCGACCGGCCCGGTCGGCCACCCCGGCCGCCATGTCACGCAGTCGGCGCCAGTTCGTGCTGTCCCACCGGCCGTTGGTGAGCACCCGTACGGACGGGGCGTCCGGGCGGGTGGCCGCGTGCCGTTCCACCTGCCGATGCATCAGTCGAGCACCTCAAGTCCCCTTGTGTGGGCGCCGTTCTCCGGCGGTGCCGCCGGTCCGCCGCCGACCGACAGCAGCCCCAGGGGCAACCCGCCGTCCACGTGGATCGTCTGGCCGGTGATGTACGAGGCGCCGTCCCCGGCGAGAAACGCGAGGGCCGCGGCTGCGTCGTCCGGGCGTCCGGTCCGGCGTACCGGGGTGGCCGCGGCGACGGACGCCGCCCGACGAGTGCCGTCGCCTCGGGGGCCCGGAGTGCCCGTGGTCATCGGAGTCTCGATGAATCCGGGGGCCACTGCGTTCACCGTGATGCCGAACGGGCCGAGCTCCACGGCGAGCGCGCGGGTCAGCCCCTCCAGACCGGCCTTCGCAGCCGCGTAGTTGGCCTGGCCGTGGCTGCCGAGCGCGGAGACGCTGGACAGGTTGAGGATCCGCCCCCAGCGGGCGCGCACCATGTGCTTCTGCACGGCGCGGGCGCAGAGGAAGGCCCCGCGCAGGTTCACCGAGTGGACCACGTCCCAGTCCAGCTCGGACATGGTGTGCAGGGTGCTGTCCCGGATGACGCCCGCGATGTTGACGAGGACGTGCACCCCGCCGAACTCCCCGGCCACGGCCTTCACCATCGCCTTCACCTGGCGTGGGTCCGCGACGTCGCACGCCATGGCCAGCGCCCTGCCGCCCTCGGCGGTGATCTCCGCAGCGAGTCGGTCCACGCCCGCGACATCGATGTCGGCGAGGGCCACTCCGAGGCCCTCGCGAGCCATACGGCGGGCCGTGGCCGCCCCGATTCCTCCGGCGGCCCCCGTCACCACGGCTATTCGCTCGTTCACAAACGCTCTGCCTCCTTCCTTGACGGCCCCCTGTTATTCGGGCCGGCTTTCGGATATCCGACGGAATCCGGTCACGAATAACCGGTTAAATCGAAACAACGGGACACCGTTCCCGCGAATCGATCCACGCTCCCCCGAATTGACCCGTCACGCTAGCGCACCTCCGCTCGCACCGTCAAGGATCACTATCGGCCGGGGAAGCGACGGGGCAAAGTACCGCAAAATAAGCACCTCAAAGGCACTTGACTAATACGCATTAGTTGCTTAAGTTCCAATCTCGCTTGAGCATCGGCGAGGGGTAGGCAACCCTGAGGCATGCCCGTGCCGCTTGGCCACCGTGCGCCGGTGCACGCTGCCGAGCTGGCCTTTTTCGGCATCCAGCGGGCGGTCACGGCTACGCGTCGGGCAGTCACCAGAGGAAAGCAGGCCGGTCACATCGTGAATCAGAACGCCCCCGTGCCCGTTAATCTCGTGGCACACTTTCTCGTGGCGGATGGATACGGAAGCCTCGCCGAGTATGCGGCTGTGGGAATGTCCAGGGAAGGCGCCCGGGTCAACATCATTCCCATCAAGGTATTTCCTGAGGGGCTGTCCCCGAGAATGCTCGACCTACTCAAGGAATCCACGCCGTACCGAGAGGGACCGGTACTCTTCTCGGCGGCACTCGAACCCGAGCTGGAGCTTTACGCCAATACCGAGCACTTCGTCCACACGATGTGGGAGGCGAGCGAGCTACCCGCCGTCTGGGCGGCCAAACTGAACCGCACCCGGGCCGTGATAGTGCCGACCCGCTTCGTGGCCGACGTGTGCCGGTCGAGCGGTGTGACCGCGCCCATTGAGGTGATTCCCGAGGGTGTCGACCCGGAGCTGTACCCGTGGATCGAGCGCCCGGCCCGCGAGGGCGTGACCACCTTGGTCGTGGGCACGGTGCTGCCGCGCAAGCACGTCGCCCAGGCGATCGAGGCGTGGCAGCTGGCCTTCGACGACGCCCCGGACGCCCGTCTGATCATCAAGTCCCGGTTCCAGACGGCCCAGTCACACGGCCTGACCGTCGACGACCCGCGCATCACGGTGATCGACGACCAGGAGATGGTGCGCGGCATCCTGCACTGGTACGAGCAGGCCGACGTCCTCCTCGCCCTGGGCAGCGAGGGCTTCGGCCTGCCGCTCGTCGAGGGCATGGCCACCGGACTGCCCGTCGTCGCCCTGTCCTCCGAAGGCCAGGGCGACGTCTGCCAGGACGCCGGCGACCTCGTCCTGCCAGTACCGCCCGGCAGTTGGGAAGTGGCGGACGAACCGGGCTACGGACGCTGCGGGGTGCGCGGCGTCCCCGACGTTCGGGAGGTCGCGAAGCGGCTGACCTGGGTGGCACGCCACCGCGAGGAGGCGGCCCAGTTGGGCGTGGCCGCGTCGGAGTGGGTGCACCGCAACCGCAACCTGTGGCGCAAGGGCCCAGCCCTGCTCGACGCCATGGAGACCCATATGCGGCCGCCGCGCGCGCTGCGGGCGCGGTGACCACCGGCACGTTGCCGATCGAAGAGGAGGGGGACCTCATGGACAAGAACGAACAGCCAACCGGCGCGGTCTGCGTGATCGGCCTCGGGTACGTCGGGCTCACCCTCGCCGTCACCCTCGCCGCACAGGGCCGCAGAGTGATCGGCGTGGAGCGGAACCAAGCGATCTGCGAGCAGTTGTCCCGTAAGCGGCCCCACGTCCACGAAGTCGGCCTGGACCTCGCCGGAGCCATCGAAAGCGGCATGTTCACGGTGAGCGATACCGTGCCTTCGGACCAGGCGGTCGAGACGTACATCGTGTGCGTCGGCACGCCGGTGGACGAGAGCGGCGCCCCCGACCTGTCCCAGGTGGAAGGCGCGGTCCACTCGGTGGCCGAGCAGGCCGCTGACGGAGACTTGGTGATCCTCCGTTCCACCGTGCCGGTGGGGACCTCCCGCAGGCTCCTGGCCGAACTCCGCTCCCGCCGGGACGTCGAGCTGGCGTTCTGCCCGGAGCGTACCGTCCAGGGCATCGCCGTACAGGAGTTGCGCAGCCTGCCGCAGATCGTGGCCGCCGGCTCGCCTCTCGCGGCCGAGCGGGCCGCCGCGCTGTTCCGCGCACTCACCCCCGACATCGTCGAGGTCTCAGACCTGGAGACGGCGGAGATCGCCAAGCTCGCCTGCAACGCGTACCGCTACACGACCTTCGCCTTCGCCAACGAACTCGCCCGGTTGTGCGAGTACGTGGGGGTGAGCTCCCGCGAGGTGCGCGACGCCGCCGCGGCGGGTTACCCGCGCGGGGGCTTCCCGGGCGCGGGGCCGGTCGGCGGTTCCTGCCTCCCCAAGGACACAGCGATCCTCTCCCGAGCCTTCCGGGACCATGGATCGTCGGCCTCCGCCCTCCTCGAGGGGGTCTCCGCGGCCCATCGCGCGACGCCGGCTCAGGTCGCCGATCGGCTGGCGGACCGAGTCGCGCACGTGGCAGGGTTCGGACCGCCGACCGTCGCGCTCCTCGGCGTCGCGTTCAAGGGGCGTCCCGAGACCGACGACGAGCGGTCCTCCCCCGCCGTGCAGATCGTGGCGGAACTCCGCGCCAGATTCGATGCGTTGACAGTGCGTTCGCACGACCCGCTGGTGCCGCCGACCAGGCAGCGGGCTCTGGGGTACGAGCCGTGCGCCGAGGCCAAGGAGGCCGTCGAGGGCGCGAACCTGGTCATCATCGGAACCAATCACCAGTCGTACGCCGACCTCTCACTGCACTGGCTCACCAACCGCATGGCGAACCCGGGCCTGGTGTACGACGCCTGGTCCCTGCACGCCGGGGACGCCCAGGCACTCAACGGCAACCTGGAGTATCTCGCCTTCGGCGAGGGCCGGTTGGCGTGGTCGACGTGACGGGAGCCGCCGGTCAGGACGGAATGGGTGGCCATGAGGAGGGAAACAACGTGAAGGTCCTGGTGACGGGGGCGGCCGGCTTCCTCGGCGGGTACGTCGTCGAGGAACTGCTGGCGCGCGGGTACACGGTCGTCGGCCTCGACAACCACTCCAAGTACGGGCAGCCGGCTCGGACGCTGCCCGCGCACGAGCGCTGGACCAGCGTGGTGGGCGACGCGGCGGACAAGGACCTGCTGTACGAACTGGCGGCGGACTGCGACCACTTCATCGCCAACGCCGCACTGATCGGCGGCGTCCGGTACATGAAGGACCTCGCCTACGACATCCTGGCCACCAACAACCGGCTGGTCAGCGCGGCAGCCGAGGTGGGCATGAGGCGGCACGGCGAGAAGCTCCGCAAGGTCACCTACGTCAGCTCCTCCATGGTGTACGAGGGCCACCCGGGAACGGGTTTCCGCGAGGGGAACGAGCTTGAGGTCGCGCCGCCCTCCACCGCGTACGGCTTCCAGAAGCTAGCCGTCGAGTACTACGCCAAGGCCGCCTGGTCCCAGTACGGCCTCCGGTACACCATCGTCCGCCCTTTCAACTGCGTGGGCGCCGGTGAACGGCATGCCCCGCACGTGAGCACCTCCTCCGACGAGCAGCAGCGCATGGTGCGCGGGCACGTCATCCCCGACTTCGTCGAACGGGCGCTGCGGCGTGAGAACCCGTTCCGCGTCCTGGGCGACGGCCAGCAGTACCGCACCTTCACCTACGCCAGGGACATGGCCCGCGGCATCGTCCTCGCCATGGAATCCGAGGCCGCGTTCAACGAGGACTTCAACCTCTCGGGCCGCCACGGCTGCACCATCGCCGAACTCGCCCGCTTCGTCTGGGACCGGGTCAACCCCGGGGAGCCGATCTCGATCCAGTACGAGCAGGCCTTCCCGAACGACGTGCGGATCCGCAAGCCCGACACCCGCAAGGCCTCCGAGGTGCTGGGCTTCGTGGCCGACACTCCGCTCGACGTCATGGTGGACGAGGTGGTCGCGTGGGTGCGCGAGACCGAGTTTGCGGCGGCGGACCAGTGATCAGGTCGGTCAACCTGGCTGGGGAGTTCTACGTCCACGACGGCTACGCGGGCATCTCCGAGTACATCGTCGTCGGCCTGAGCAGGCTCGGAGTACGGGTCAACCTGGTCCCGTTCAAATTGGAGAAGCCCGGGCTCTCCCCGGAGATGCTCGACGTCGTGGCGGCCTCCGGCCCGATCGAACCCGGCCCGCTGCTGTTCAACTCGTGGGTCCGCCCGGAGCTGGAGCGCTTCGCGGCGCGCCCGCACCTGATCCACACGATGTGGGAGTCGAGCCGGCTGCCCGCGAGTTGGGTCGGTCCGCTGAACCGCGCCCGGTTCCTGATGGTGCCGACCCGCTTCGTCGCCCGCATGTTCCGGGACAGCGGGATCACCGTGCCCATCGAGGTCACGCCGGACGGCGTCGACGCCGACGTGTACCCATACGTGGAGCGGCCCGAGCGCGAGGGAGTCACCACACTGGTCGTCGGCACGGTGGTGCCGCGCAAGCACGTCTCCCAGGCCGTCGAGGCCTGGCAGCTGGCCTTCGCGGACGACCCCGCCGCCCGGCTGGTGATCAAGGCGCGCTTCGGCGCGTACGGGCGCGGCGGCCTGACCTCGCCGGACCCCCGGATCACCATCGTGGACGAGAACGAGCCGACACGCGGCATCCTGCACTGGTACGAGCAGGCCGACGTCCTCCTCGCCCTGGGCAGCGAGGGCTTCGGCCTGCCGCTCGTCGAGGGCATGGCCACCGGACTGCCCGTCGTCGCCCTGTCCTCCGAAGGCCAGGGCGACGTCTGCCAGGACGCCGGCGACCTCGTCCTGCCAGTGGCCCCATCGCGTTGGAAGGACGTGTACGAACCGCATCTGGGGCACTGCGGTGTGCGGGGCGTCCCGGACGTGGCGGAGGTGGCGGAGCATCTGCGGTGGGTGGCGACCCATCGCGACGAGGCCCGGGCCCTCGGCCGGGCGGCGTCCGGCTGGGCACACAAGGAGCGCGACATCTGGCAGAAGCCGAAGGCGATGCTGGAGGCGATGGAGCAGCACTGGGACGACCAGTGCACCGGTCGCTAGCGGTGGTTTGTTCGACCGGGCAGTAGAGATCAAGAGGTCTGCCGGTGCCGACGGCGTTGAGCAGGGCTTGGAGCTCGGTGGGCGAGGGCTTCGTCGACCATGCCCGCCAGTAGCGTTGCAGCATGGCCAAGGGCGTCAGCCAGCCACGGACGGCTCGGATGGTCTGGGGCCAGCAGGCCGGTTGGGACTGTTGGAACCCCGCTTCTCCCCCCCTCTATTGGTCCTGATGGTGTGTCAGGCTCGGGTATCGAGTAGGCGGGAGCCGGTGGGTTGTTGAGCGACGCTGAAGATGTTCATGAAGTTCATCACTACGAAGAGTTTCATGCCGTTCGTGATCTACCGGATCCTGCTGGGAATCGCGCTGTTCATCCTGGTCGGCACGGATACGCTGAGCCCGCACGCGGGTGAGTCGGCCGGTTGACGCTTCCGGCCGCGGTGAAGACGGCTGACATACCGAGGCCGTACCTTGGTGGGCATGTCCCCCTCTCCCCGCGAGTCGGAAACCGCGTTGTCCGCCACCGAGCTGAACACCCGGATCCGTGAGCTGTGGGCGGACGGGGAGCTCCCCGACGACCGGCGGCAGGAGTACGAGGCGCTCGTGGTGGAGTGGGCCGCGGCGGCGCTCGAGGACGTCCAGCCCGCCGCCTGAATGCGGACCCGTACCCCTCGACCTGCGGTCCCGGCCGCACCGGGGCACTCTGGGGACATGGCCTGGCAGGCACCGATCGTCGTGGATCCGCCCTCTCCCGGAGGCGGGCGGCGTGTCACCGTGCGCGGAGAGATCGTCGGCCTCGCGCACAGCGACGAGGACCTCATCGAGTTCCTGCGGCGGGCCGGGCTCGAGGACGCGGACATGATCCTCGACGACCCCCACCTCGTCGAATGGCGCGGCGGCCGCGCGCACCAGGGGTACGCGGCTTGAGGAATCACTCGGCTAGCCTGAGCGCACAATGAACCGTTTGACGACGTCATGGGGCGAGTTCGACCTCGCCCGCTTCCCCGAGGATCCTCGCGACCAGCTCCGGGCCTGGTCCGCGGCCGACGAGTACCTTCTCCGGCGGCTCAAGGGGATCGACGACGCCGGGCCCACGGACCTCTCCGGCACCGTGGTCGTCGTCGGCGACCGGTGGGGCGCCCTGGTCACCTCGCTCGCGGAGCACCGTCCCGTACAGATCACCGACTCCTTCCTCGGCCAGCAGGCGACCCGGGCGAATCTTGTGCGCAACGGGATCGACCCGGACTCGGTGCGGCTGCTGTCGGTCAGGGAGCTGCCGCCGGAGCGGATCGACGTACTGCTGATCCGGGTGCCCAAGAGTCTCGCGCTGCTGGAGGACCAGCTGCACCGTCTCGCGCCCGCCGTCCACCCGGACACCGTCGTCATCGGTACGGGGATGGTCGCCGAGATCCACACCTCCACGCTGAAGCTCTTCGAGCGGATCCTCGGTCCGACCCGGACCTCACTGGCGGTGAAGAAGGCGCGGCTGATCTTCTGTACGCCCGATCCGCAGCTCGCCCGGGTCCCCAGCCCCTGGCCGCTGCAGTACGCGCTGCCCGCCGATGTCGGCGCGCTCGCGGGCCGGAAGGTCACCAACCACGCGGGCATCTTCTGCGCCGAGCGTCTCGACATCGGTACGAGATTCTTCCTCCGCAGCCTGCCGGAGCGCCGCGGCGCCGAGCGGGTTGTGGATCTGGGCTGCGGCAACGGGGTGATCGGCACGGCCGCCGCGCTGGCCAATCCGGAGGCCGCGGTGACGTTCGTCGACGAGTCGTTCTCCGCGGTGGCCTCGGCCGAGGCCACCTACCGGGAGAACGTCGCTTCGGACGCCAGGGCGGAGTTCATGGTGGGCGACGGACTCTCCGGCGTGCCGGACGGGTCCGTGGACCTGGTGCTGAACAATCCGCCGTTCCACTCGCACCAGGCGACGACGGACGCGACGGCCCGCCGGATGTTCGGCGGATCGCGCCGTGTGCTGCGTCCCGGAGGGGAGCTGTGGGTCATCGGCAACCGCCACCTCGGCTACCACGCGAAGCTGCGCCGCCTCTTCGGCAACTGCGAAGTCATCGCGAGCGACCCGAAGTTCGTCGTCCTGCGAGCGGTCAAACGCTGACGGACGCGGTCGGCCCGGTCATCGGGCCGCGTCCTCCTGCCACTGCTCGTAGGGGACACGGGCGATCTCGCGTACGCCGCCGAACGTGCCCCACTCGTTCTTGCCCAGCCGGGTGAGCGGCGCAAGCCTCGTCACCTCCGGGTGCCCGTGCGCCATGACCTCCTCGCTGATCGCCGCGTGCACCACCCGGCCGAAGACGACGGTCGTGTCGCCCAGCAGTACGGTGCTGTGCAGCTCGCACTCGAGCGCCACCGGTGAGGCCGCGACGCGCGGCGGCTTCACGCGCAGGCTCGCCTCCCGGGCGACGCCGACCGCGTCGAACTCGCTGATACCGCGCGGGAAGTCGGTGGCCGTCGCATTGATCTGCTCGAAGAGCGGTTCGGGCGCGAAGTTGACCACGAAGGCGCCGGTGTCCTCGATATTGCGCAGCGAGTCCTTACGGCCGACCGAGGTGAACTGCACCACCGGCGGCGATACGCAGGAGATGGTGAAGAACGAGTGCGGGGCGAGGTTGTCGGTTCCCTCCGCGGACGTGGTGGAGACCCAGGCGATCGGCCTCGGGACGACGGTGGCGGTGAGCAGCCGGTAGAAGGTGTCGCGGTCGCACTGGGCGGGGTCGTAATCGATGCGCATGGGGGCAGTATGGCGGCCGACGCGCGGATCCGTGGGTCCGCGAGGTTCCGCCGAACTGACGGAGATCGACCGTTTGCTGACCAAGAGCGGGTGACTGGCGTGCACAGCCCTTGGCGTAAGGCCCGCGCTGCCCGAAACTGACCGGATGACGCAGCGCGTGGATCTCGCGACCGTGATGGACCGGCTGACCATCGATGAATTGATCACCAGTTACGCGGTGGCCGTGGACGATGCCGACTGGGGTGCCTACCGGGCTCTGTTCACGCACGAAGGGCGCGCGGACTACCGCAGCTCGGGCGGCATCGAGGGCCCGGCCGCCGAGGTCGCCGACTGGATGGCGGAGACAATGCGGCTCTTTCCCGTACGCCAGCACCTCATCGTCAACCGGCGGCTGCACATCCAGGACCTGGGCGGCTATCCGGGCGACCGTGCCGAGGTGCAGGCCGACTATGTGAACCCGATGCGGCTGGAGTCGGGCGACGACTTCGTCTCCGGCGGACGGTATGCCTTCAGCCTGCTGCGCACGGACGCAGGCTGGCGGCTGCGCACCGTGGTGATCCACGAGAAGTGGCGGCGGGCCGTCGGGGCACTCGCCGGGAGCTGACACACCGGGGCGCACTGTCGGTGCCGGTCCCGCTCCCGCACACTGGAGGGGACACTGCCCGCGGGCCCTTCGAGGCAGGACGAGGAGGCGCGGCATGCGGATTCCGGGCGCCCGGCGGGAGCTGGGCGACGGGCGCGATCGGTGGGAGCGCTCGCGGCAGAAGCTGTCGTCTCGCTGGTGGCGCGGCGCAGCCGCGGTGGCGGCCGGGGCACTGCCGGTGCTCGCCTTCCCGGAGCCGTCCCTGTGGTGGTTCGCGTATATCGCGCTGGTGCCGTGGATGCTCCTCGTCCGGTCCGCGCCCACAGCTCGCCGTGCGGCGGTCGACGGCTGGCTGGGCGGCATCGGTTTCATGATTGCCGTGCACCACTGGCTGGTGCCGAGCCTGCATGTGTTCCTCGTGGTGCTGGCGGCGCTGCTCGGGCTGATGTGGGCGCCGTGGGGGTGGCTGGTGCGGTGGCTCCTCGGCGGGACGCCGTCGCCGGCCCGCGCAGCCGCTGCCCTCGCCGCTGTCCCCTCGGGCTGGCTCATGATCGAACTGGCCCGGTCCTGGGAGGGTTTGGGCGGCCCCTGGGGTCTGCTCGGAGCCAGTCAGTGGGAGGTATCTCCTGCTCTACGGCTCGCGTCGGTGGGTGGCGTGTGGCTGGTGAGCCTGTTGGTGCTCGCGGTGAATACGGCGTTCACCGTGCTGGTGGCGGTGCCGAATGCCCGTACGGCGGCGGTGGGCGGAGGCGTCGTCTGCGCGCTCACCACAACCGCGGTCTGGATGTGGGCCCCGCACCCGCAGCAGTCGGGCCGGGCCCGGATCGCGATCGTGCAGCCGGGGGTCGTCGACGGCATCGGCAGCGTCGACCGACGCTTCGCCCGCAGCGAAGAGCTCACCCGTCAACTGGCGGGCCAGGACGTCGATCTGGTGGTCTGGGGCGAGAGCAGTGTGGGCGCGGATCTGCGCGAACGCCCCGATCTCGCGGCCCGGATCGCCGTGCTCTCGCGCGCCGTCGGCGCCGATGTGCTGGTCAATGTGGACGCCCGGCGCGAGGACCCCTCGGGCCGCGCCGGAATCTTCAAGAGCTCTGTCCTGGTCGGTCCGCAGGGTCCGACGGGCGACCGCTACGACAAGATGCGGCTGGTGCCCTTCGGTGAGTACATACCGGCCCGTACGCTGCTGGGCTGGGCCACCTCGGTGGGCAAGGCCGCGGGCGAGGACCGGCTGCGGGGCAGCCGCCCGGTGGTGATGGTGCTGCCGGGCGCCGCGGAGGGCGGACTGCGGCTCGGGCCGCTGGTCTGCTTCGAGTCGGCGTTCCCCGATATGAGCCGGCGGCTCACCCGGGACGGCGCGCAGCTGCTGATCGCACAGTCGGCGACCTCGTCGTTCCAGGGGAGCTGGGCGCCGGAACAGCACGCCTCGCTGGCGGCGCTGCGGGCGGCGGAGAGCGGGCGTCCGATGGTCCATGCGACGCTCACCGGCGTCAGTGCGGTGTACGGTCCCGGCGGCGACCGGGTCGGCGGCCTCCTCGGTACGGACAGCAGCACCAGCGCCTTCTACGACGTCCCGCTGGCCGGCGGCACGACGCTGTATGTCAGGTTCGGCGACTGGCCGGTCTACGCAGCGCTCGCCGTCCTCGCGGCCGTGTGCGCCACCGAGGGTACGCGGGCCCTCAGGCGGCCTGCTCCAGGGCTAGCCGCACCACCCGTTCACACAGCTCATGAGTCCGCAGCGCATCCTGCGCGGTGAGCAGTTTCCCGGCCCGTACGGCGTCGAGGAAGGAGAACACCGACTGCTCGATGCCTCGCTGCCTGGCGACGGACACCCAGTCGCCGCGCCGCCGTACGCTCGGCTGCCCCTTGTGGTCGACGATCTCCGCGAGGTTGCGGACCTCCCGCTTGCTGTCCTGTCCCGACACCTCGAGGATCTCCTCGGTGGAGCCGCTCTTACGGTTCATCGTTCCGATGGCGGTGAATCCGTCGCCGGACAGCTGCAGTACGACATGGTGCATCAGTCCGTCGACGATCCGCGCCCGTACGTCGGTGTGTTCGACCGGTCCCGGGACCAGGAAGCGCAATGTGTCGACCACATGGATGAAGTCGTCGAGGACGAGGGTGCGCGGGTCCTCGGCGAGGCCGACACGGTTCTTCTGCATCAGAATCAGCTCGCGCGGGTGC
This window contains:
- a CDS encoding glycosyltransferase family 4 protein, giving the protein MLDLLKESTPYREGPVLFSAALEPELELYANTEHFVHTMWEASELPAVWAAKLNRTRAVIVPTRFVADVCRSSGVTAPIEVIPEGVDPELYPWIERPAREGVTTLVVGTVLPRKHVAQAIEAWQLAFDDAPDARLIIKSRFQTAQSHGLTVDDPRITVIDDQEMVRGILHWYEQADVLLALGSEGFGLPLVEGMATGLPVVALSSEGQGDVCQDAGDLVLPVPPGSWEVADEPGYGRCGVRGVPDVREVAKRLTWVARHREEAAQLGVAASEWVHRNRNLWRKGPALLDAMETHMRPPRALRAR
- a CDS encoding nucleotide sugar dehydrogenase, which codes for MDKNEQPTGAVCVIGLGYVGLTLAVTLAAQGRRVIGVERNQAICEQLSRKRPHVHEVGLDLAGAIESGMFTVSDTVPSDQAVETYIVCVGTPVDESGAPDLSQVEGAVHSVAEQAADGDLVILRSTVPVGTSRRLLAELRSRRDVELAFCPERTVQGIAVQELRSLPQIVAAGSPLAAERAAALFRALTPDIVEVSDLETAEIAKLACNAYRYTTFAFANELARLCEYVGVSSREVRDAAAAGYPRGGFPGAGPVGGSCLPKDTAILSRAFRDHGSSASALLEGVSAAHRATPAQVADRLADRVAHVAGFGPPTVALLGVAFKGRPETDDERSSPAVQIVAELRARFDALTVRSHDPLVPPTRQRALGYEPCAEAKEAVEGANLVIIGTNHQSYADLSLHWLTNRMANPGLVYDAWSLHAGDAQALNGNLEYLAFGEGRLAWST
- a CDS encoding NAD-dependent epimerase/dehydratase family protein, which codes for MTGAAGQDGMGGHEEGNNVKVLVTGAAGFLGGYVVEELLARGYTVVGLDNHSKYGQPARTLPAHERWTSVVGDAADKDLLYELAADCDHFIANAALIGGVRYMKDLAYDILATNNRLVSAAAEVGMRRHGEKLRKVTYVSSSMVYEGHPGTGFREGNELEVAPPSTAYGFQKLAVEYYAKAAWSQYGLRYTIVRPFNCVGAGERHAPHVSTSSDEQQRMVRGHVIPDFVERALRRENPFRVLGDGQQYRTFTYARDMARGIVLAMESEAAFNEDFNLSGRHGCTIAELARFVWDRVNPGEPISIQYEQAFPNDVRIRKPDTRKASEVLGFVADTPLDVMVDEVVAWVRETEFAAADQ
- a CDS encoding glycosyltransferase, yielding MIRSVNLAGEFYVHDGYAGISEYIVVGLSRLGVRVNLVPFKLEKPGLSPEMLDVVAASGPIEPGPLLFNSWVRPELERFAARPHLIHTMWESSRLPASWVGPLNRARFLMVPTRFVARMFRDSGITVPIEVTPDGVDADVYPYVERPEREGVTTLVVGTVVPRKHVSQAVEAWQLAFADDPAARLVIKARFGAYGRGGLTSPDPRITIVDENEPTRGILHWYEQADVLLALGSEGFGLPLVEGMATGLPVVALSSEGQGDVCQDAGDLVLPVAPSRWKDVYEPHLGHCGVRGVPDVAEVAEHLRWVATHRDEARALGRAASGWAHKERDIWQKPKAMLEAMEQHWDDQCTGR
- a CDS encoding methyltransferase, whose translation is MNRLTTSWGEFDLARFPEDPRDQLRAWSAADEYLLRRLKGIDDAGPTDLSGTVVVVGDRWGALVTSLAEHRPVQITDSFLGQQATRANLVRNGIDPDSVRLLSVRELPPERIDVLLIRVPKSLALLEDQLHRLAPAVHPDTVVIGTGMVAEIHTSTLKLFERILGPTRTSLAVKKARLIFCTPDPQLARVPSPWPLQYALPADVGALAGRKVTNHAGIFCAERLDIGTRFFLRSLPERRGAERVVDLGCGNGVIGTAAALANPEAAVTFVDESFSAVASAEATYRENVASDARAEFMVGDGLSGVPDGSVDLVLNNPPFHSHQATTDATARRMFGGSRRVLRPGGELWVIGNRHLGYHAKLRRLFGNCEVIASDPKFVVLRAVKR
- a CDS encoding flavin reductase family protein, which encodes MRIDYDPAQCDRDTFYRLLTATVVPRPIAWVSTTSAEGTDNLAPHSFFTISCVSPPVVQFTSVGRKDSLRNIEDTGAFVVNFAPEPLFEQINATATDFPRGISEFDAVGVAREASLRVKPPRVAASPVALECELHSTVLLGDTTVVFGRVVHAAISEEVMAHGHPEVTRLAPLTRLGKNEWGTFGGVREIARVPYEQWQEDAAR
- a CDS encoding nuclear transport factor 2 family protein, encoding MTQRVDLATVMDRLTIDELITSYAVAVDDADWGAYRALFTHEGRADYRSSGGIEGPAAEVADWMAETMRLFPVRQHLIVNRRLHIQDLGGYPGDRAEVQADYVNPMRLESGDDFVSGGRYAFSLLRTDAGWRLRTVVIHEKWRRAVGALAGS
- the lnt gene encoding apolipoprotein N-acyltransferase; this encodes MRIPGARRELGDGRDRWERSRQKLSSRWWRGAAAVAAGALPVLAFPEPSLWWFAYIALVPWMLLVRSAPTARRAAVDGWLGGIGFMIAVHHWLVPSLHVFLVVLAALLGLMWAPWGWLVRWLLGGTPSPARAAAALAAVPSGWLMIELARSWEGLGGPWGLLGASQWEVSPALRLASVGGVWLVSLLVLAVNTAFTVLVAVPNARTAAVGGGVVCALTTTAVWMWAPHPQQSGRARIAIVQPGVVDGIGSVDRRFARSEELTRQLAGQDVDLVVWGESSVGADLRERPDLAARIAVLSRAVGADVLVNVDARREDPSGRAGIFKSSVLVGPQGPTGDRYDKMRLVPFGEYIPARTLLGWATSVGKAAGEDRLRGSRPVVMVLPGAAEGGLRLGPLVCFESAFPDMSRRLTRDGAQLLIAQSATSSFQGSWAPEQHASLAALRAAESGRPMVHATLTGVSAVYGPGGDRVGGLLGTDSSTSAFYDVPLAGGTTLYVRFGDWPVYAALAVLAAVCATEGTRALRRPAPGLAAPPVHTAHESAAHPAR
- a CDS encoding Gfo/Idh/MocA family protein, encoding MKVGCIGLGDIAQKAYLPVLTTLPGVELHLQTRTPATLSRVAEIHHIPAERCHTDLGALLAEDLDAAFVHAPTSTHAEIVTRLLEAGVATYVDKPLAYELADSERLVGLAEERGTSLAVGFNRRLAPGYAQCLEHPRELILMQKNRVGLAEDPRTLVLDDFIHVVDTLRFLVPGPVEHTDVRARIVDGLMHHVVLQLSGDGFTAIGTMNRKSGSTEEILEVSGQDSKREVRNLAEIVDHKGQPSVRRRGDWVSVARQRGIEQSVFSFLDAVRAGKLLTAQDALRTHELCERVVRLALEQAA